In Topomyia yanbarensis strain Yona2022 chromosome 2, ASM3024719v1, whole genome shotgun sequence, one DNA window encodes the following:
- the LOC131679123 gene encoding uncharacterized protein LOC131679123 gives MQSTHTMSLEVLAGVLPLKDRFWDLSSRLLIRCEVMNPLVIENFERLVELQPQTRFMTVYFNHMSQEITPARYVPTYVNILDIPESTLFFDTSMQAEIRGIPDHLRSREIPKIFTSKYQHIDCLKMFYTDGSRISEATGFGIFNNNFSISLKLAEPASVYIAELAAVHYSLQIINTLPPNHYFILTDSLSTIAALRSKRIDNHDPFFLGKIRESLSNLTRKCYKFTLVWLPAHCSIAGNEKADNLAKIGALDGEIYERPIAYNEFYSASRQRTLASWQTSWDNGDMGRWLHSITPKVSTKAWFKGLDVSRDFIRVMSRLMSNHYTLDAHLRRIGLAEGNHCACGEGYHDIEHVVWSCTEYREARSQLVDSLQVRGRPIHVPVRDILAYRDPLYMELIYHFLKTASVKI, from the exons atgcagtcgacccatacgatgagtcttgaagtactagcgggagttcttcctttaaaagaccgattctgggatctttcttctcgtttacttattcgatgtgaggttatgaacccactggtaattgaaaattttgaaagacttgtcgagcttcaaccccaaaccagattcatgacagtgtatttcaatcacatgtcacaagaaataacgcctgctaggtatgttcccacatacgtcaatatactagatattcctgaatccactttattcttcgacacgtccatgcaagcagagattcgtggaattccggatcatctacgctcgcgggagatccctaaaatattcacaagtaaatatcaacacatagactgccttaaaatgttttacactgatgg gtcacgaatcagtgaggccactggtttcggtattttcaacaataatttttcaatttctctcaaacttgcagaacccgcctctgtttatatagcggaactagcagcagttcactatagtttgcaaataattaatactttacccccgaaccattactttatcctcactgatagtctcagcacaattgcagctctacgctcaaagaggattgataatcacgatccattctttttggggaagatacgagaatctctgagtaacctgacaagaaaatgttataaatttaccctagtgtggctccccgcccattgctctattgcgggcaatgagaaagctgataatttagccaagattggtgcactagatggtgaaatatatgaaagacccatcgcttacaatgaattttatagcgcttctcgacagaggacacttgctagttggcaaacatcttgggacaatggagatatgggacgatggctacactcaattacccctaaagtatcaacgaaggcatggttcaaaggattggatgtaagtcgggacttcatccgtgtgatgtctaggctcatgtccaatcattatactttagatgcgcatctccgtcgtattgggctcgctgagggtaatcattgtgcttgtggagaaggttaccatgacattgagcatgttgtttggtcctgcactgaatatcgtgaagccagatcacaattagtagattctttacaagtccgaggaagaccaatccatgttcctgttagagacatcctggcgtatcgcgatcctctatacatggaacttatctatcattttctaaaaacagcgtctgtcaaaatttaa